From one Ursus arctos isolate Adak ecotype North America unplaced genomic scaffold, UrsArc2.0 scaffold_26, whole genome shotgun sequence genomic stretch:
- the LRRC23 gene encoding leucine-rich repeat-containing protein 23 produces MSDEELEDFEPDQDDLEKEDDEKETEEWEDYRKEGEEYSEEWMPTPLTEDMMKEGLSLLCKTGNGLAHAYVKLEVKERDLTDIFLLRSYIHLRYVDVSENHLTDLSPLNYLTHLLWLKADGNNLRSAHLNELPYLQIATFAYNQITDTEGISHPRLGILDLKGNRIRRVTGLDPQKLTSLHTLELRGNQLDSTLGINLPRLKNLFLAQNMLKKVEGLEHLSNLTTLHLRDNQIETLSGFSKEMTSLQYLNLRSNMVTQLGELAKLRDLPKLRALVLLDNPCTDEKDYRQEALVQIAHLERLDKDFYEEEERADAEEIRQRLKETQEQEADAEHNSELELPSM; encoded by the exons ATGTCAGATGAAGAGCTGGAAGACTTCGAGCCAGACCAGGACGATCTGGAAAAGGAAGATGATGAGAAGGAGACGGAGGAGTGGGAGGActacaggaaggagggagaagagtaCTCAGAGGAA TGGATGCCCACCCCCCTCACGGAGGACATGATGAAGGAAGGGCTTTCTTTGCTCTGTAAGACGGGCAATGGACTGGCTCACGCTTATGTCAAGCTGGAGGTTAAAGAGAG GGACCTGACAGACATCTTCTTGTTGCGTTCCTACATCCATCTGCGCTATGTGGATGTTTCTGAGAACCACCTCACAGACTTGTCCCCACTCAATTACCTTACCCACCTGCTGTGGCTCAAGGCTGATGGCAACAATCTGAGGAGCGCCCACCTGAACGAACTGCCCTACCTGCAGATTGCCACTTTTGCCTATAACCAGATCACTGACACCGAGGGCATCTCTCACCCTCGTCTGGGCATCCTGGATCTCAAAG GGAACCGCATCCGCAGGGTGACGGGTCTGGACCCCCAAAAGCTGACCAGCCTGCACACACTGGAGCTTCGGGGGAACCAGCTGGACAGCACCCTGGGAATCAACCTTCCTAGGCTGAAGAACCTCTTCCTG GCCCAGAACATGCTAAAGAAGGTGGAGGGCTTGGAACACCTAAGCAATCTCACCACCCTGCATCTTCGAGACAACCAGATTGAAACTCTGAGTGGCTTCTCCAAGGAAATGACATCGCTACAGTATCTCAACCTGCG GAGCAACATGGTGACCCAGCTGGGGGAGCTAGCCAAGCTTCGGGACCTGCCCAAGCTGCGAGCCCTGGTGCTGTTGGACAACCCGTGTACGGATGAGAAGGACTACCGCCAGGAGGCCCTGGTGCAGATAGCACACCTCGAACGCCTGGATAAAGATTTCTACGAGGAGGAGGAGCGGGCTGATGCTGAGGAGATCCGTCAGAGGTTGAAGGAGACCCAGGAGCAGGAGGCTGACGCTGAGCACAACTCCGAACTGGAGCTGCCATCCATGTAG